One genomic window of Burkholderia diffusa includes the following:
- a CDS encoding tetratricopeptide repeat protein codes for MDDSNDLLIPLMPPLLALLGQAADAQARGEHDAHALWLAAAGHLHAVDTAALSQLTVALVARQRTADALALAECAVRVHPGAGAHFNHGYALQMLGRHADAVAPYRAAYALDPRWPSLRNNLAIALRLSGGDRREEIALLDAAVEADPRDVQAWINLIVARLATLDLDGALACSARLAEIAPDNALALNNIAMAMKEAQRWDDAERYAARACELSPDDASFRFNLAIIQLVRGNYAAGWRGHEARWDGAGELRGRRPVLPGPRWQGEPLAGKTLLVWGEQGLGDVLQFARFVAPLAERVHREGGRLAWNTFPQVGTLMRRSLGAHADAFSAGGGVDELPAFDYEVPLIGLPLMLGMETSTLGASVPYLHADSRARDAWRARFAGDGRLKAGLVWTGSAQHQRNPFRRVGLERYAAAFRGIDGVAFHSLQPGADADVAAARAAGFAIEDFTAELKSFDDTAAFIGALDLVITVCTSVAHLSGALGARTWVLLDVNPHWPWLLERTDSPWYPTATLYRQPRFGDWGAVMEAVVRDLRGLAAEA; via the coding sequence ATGGACGATTCGAACGACCTCCTCATTCCATTGATGCCGCCGCTGCTCGCGCTGCTCGGGCAGGCCGCCGACGCGCAAGCGCGCGGCGAGCACGACGCGCACGCACTCTGGCTCGCCGCCGCCGGCCATCTGCATGCGGTCGACACGGCTGCGCTCTCGCAACTCACCGTGGCGCTCGTCGCGCGGCAGCGCACGGCCGACGCGCTCGCGCTGGCCGAGTGCGCGGTGCGCGTTCATCCGGGCGCCGGTGCGCATTTCAATCATGGCTACGCACTGCAGATGCTCGGCCGCCACGCGGACGCCGTCGCGCCGTATCGCGCGGCCTATGCGCTCGATCCGCGCTGGCCGTCGCTGCGCAACAACCTCGCGATCGCGCTGCGGCTGTCGGGCGGCGACCGACGCGAGGAAATCGCGCTGCTCGACGCGGCCGTTGAGGCCGACCCGCGCGACGTACAGGCGTGGATCAACCTGATCGTCGCGCGGCTCGCGACGCTCGACCTCGACGGCGCGCTCGCCTGCTCGGCGCGGCTTGCGGAGATCGCGCCCGACAATGCGCTTGCGTTGAACAACATCGCGATGGCGATGAAGGAGGCGCAGCGCTGGGACGACGCCGAGCGCTACGCGGCGCGTGCGTGCGAGCTGTCGCCCGACGACGCGTCGTTTCGTTTCAACCTCGCGATCATCCAGCTCGTGCGCGGCAACTACGCGGCCGGCTGGCGCGGCCACGAGGCACGCTGGGACGGCGCTGGCGAGCTGCGCGGCCGCCGGCCGGTGCTGCCCGGCCCGCGCTGGCAGGGCGAGCCCCTCGCGGGCAAGACGCTGCTCGTCTGGGGCGAGCAGGGCCTCGGCGACGTGCTGCAATTCGCGCGCTTCGTCGCGCCGCTCGCCGAGCGCGTGCACCGCGAGGGCGGCCGCCTCGCGTGGAATACGTTTCCGCAGGTGGGCACGCTGATGCGGCGCAGCCTCGGCGCACACGCGGACGCGTTCAGCGCGGGCGGCGGCGTCGACGAGCTGCCTGCCTTCGACTACGAAGTGCCGCTCATCGGCCTGCCGCTGATGCTCGGTATGGAGACGTCGACGCTCGGCGCGTCGGTGCCGTACCTGCACGCCGATTCGCGCGCGCGCGACGCATGGCGGGCGCGGTTCGCGGGTGACGGCCGGCTGAAGGCAGGGCTCGTGTGGACGGGCAGCGCGCAGCATCAGCGCAATCCGTTCCGGCGCGTCGGGCTCGAACGCTATGCCGCTGCGTTTCGCGGTATCGACGGCGTCGCGTTCCATTCGCTGCAGCCGGGTGCGGACGCGGATGTCGCCGCGGCGCGTGCGGCCGGTTTCGCGATCGAGGACTTCACCGCCGAACTGAAGAGTTTCGACGATACAGCCGCGTTCATCGGCGCGCTGGATCTGGTGATCACGGTGTGCACGTCGGTCGCGCACCTGTCGGGCGCGCTCGGCGCGCGCACCTGGGTGCTGCTCGACGTGAATCCGCACTGGCCGTGGCTGCTCGAGCGCACCGACAGCCCGTGGTATCCGACCGCGACGTTGTACCGGCAACCGAGGTTCGGTGATTGGGGGGCGGTGATGGAGGCGGTGGTGCGGGATTTGCGCGGTCTGGCTGCGGAAGCGTAG
- the glyS gene encoding glycine--tRNA ligase subunit beta, translating to MTHNHPAPLLVELLTEELPPKALARLGDAFAEGLAQRLAARDLVEGDLVFERYATPRRLAVVVQNVRAVAPEKQVREKVLPVSVALDAEGKPTAPLAKKLAALGHPNLTIADLERAQDGKAEAFFVNYSAAGATLADGLQAALDETLEKLPIPKVMTYQRPDGTDVKFVRPVHRLTVLHDDRIVPVTAFGVDAGDTTLGHRFLSDGLVAIQHARAYADTLRDKGRVIAHFADRRETIRTQLNEHANGDTVVMPESLLDEVTSLVEWPVVYPCRFEDEFLQVPQECLILTMQTNQKYFALTDIGGKLRSRFLIVSNIETKTPEEIVEGNERVVRPRLADAKFFFEQDKKKPLAERVPLLANVVYHNKLGSALARVERLEALAGEIAPAIGADAAHAKRAARLAKADLLTDMVGEFPELQGTMGTYYARHDGEPDDVALACAEHYQPRFSGDALPTTPVSTAVALADKLETIVGIWGIGLAPTGEKDPFALRRHALGVLRLLVEKQLPLDLVSLLRTAHARFEGVAGVAESTDAIFAFFMDRLRGLLRERGYTAGEVDAVLSLNPTRVDDLVARLDAVREFTRLAEAEALAAANKRISNILKKSESGANGAVQPTLLVEAAEKALHEQLAAVTPHVQSQLEARAYTGALSALAALRAPVDTFFNDVMVNAEDPALRANRLALLSALHQQMNCVADISKLAA from the coding sequence ATGACGCACAATCATCCCGCCCCCCTGCTCGTCGAACTGCTGACCGAAGAGCTGCCGCCGAAGGCCCTCGCGCGCCTCGGCGACGCATTCGCCGAAGGTCTCGCGCAACGCCTCGCGGCGCGCGATCTCGTCGAAGGCGATCTCGTATTCGAACGCTACGCCACGCCGCGCCGCCTCGCGGTCGTCGTGCAGAACGTGCGCGCCGTCGCGCCTGAAAAGCAGGTCCGCGAAAAGGTCCTGCCCGTGTCGGTCGCGCTCGACGCCGAAGGCAAGCCGACCGCCCCGCTCGCGAAGAAACTCGCGGCGCTCGGCCACCCGAACCTGACGATCGCCGATCTCGAGCGCGCGCAGGACGGCAAGGCCGAAGCGTTCTTCGTCAACTACTCGGCGGCCGGCGCGACGCTCGCCGACGGCCTGCAGGCCGCGCTCGACGAAACGCTCGAGAAGCTGCCGATCCCGAAGGTCATGACCTACCAGCGCCCGGACGGCACCGACGTGAAGTTCGTGCGCCCCGTGCATCGCCTGACGGTGCTGCACGACGATCGCATCGTGCCCGTCACCGCGTTCGGCGTCGATGCCGGCGACACCACGCTCGGCCACCGCTTCCTGTCCGACGGCCTCGTCGCGATCCAGCACGCACGCGCGTATGCCGACACGCTGCGCGACAAGGGCCGCGTGATCGCGCACTTCGCCGATCGCCGCGAAACGATCCGCACGCAACTGAACGAGCACGCGAACGGCGACACCGTCGTGATGCCCGAATCGCTGCTCGACGAAGTGACGTCGCTGGTCGAGTGGCCGGTCGTCTATCCGTGCCGCTTCGAGGACGAATTCCTGCAGGTTCCGCAGGAATGCCTGATCCTCACGATGCAGACGAACCAGAAGTATTTCGCGCTGACCGACATCGGCGGCAAGCTGCGCTCGCGCTTCCTGATCGTGTCGAACATCGAGACGAAGACGCCCGAGGAAATCGTCGAAGGCAACGAGCGCGTCGTGCGCCCGCGCCTGGCCGACGCGAAGTTCTTCTTCGAACAGGACAAGAAGAAGCCGCTCGCCGAGCGCGTGCCGCTGCTCGCGAACGTCGTCTATCACAACAAGCTCGGTTCGGCGCTCGCGCGCGTCGAGCGCCTCGAAGCGCTGGCCGGCGAGATCGCGCCCGCGATCGGCGCCGACGCCGCGCACGCGAAGCGCGCCGCGCGACTCGCGAAGGCCGACCTGCTGACCGACATGGTCGGCGAATTCCCGGAACTGCAGGGCACGATGGGCACGTACTACGCGCGTCACGACGGCGAGCCCGACGACGTCGCGCTCGCATGCGCCGAGCACTACCAGCCGCGTTTCTCCGGCGATGCGCTGCCGACCACGCCGGTGTCCACCGCCGTCGCGCTGGCCGACAAGCTCGAGACGATCGTCGGCATCTGGGGCATCGGCCTCGCGCCGACCGGCGAGAAGGATCCGTTCGCGCTGCGCCGTCACGCGCTCGGCGTGCTGCGCCTGCTCGTCGAGAAGCAACTGCCGCTCGATCTCGTGTCGCTGCTGCGCACGGCCCATGCGCGCTTCGAAGGCGTGGCGGGCGTCGCGGAGTCCACCGACGCGATCTTCGCATTCTTCATGGACCGCCTGCGCGGCCTGCTGCGCGAACGCGGCTACACGGCGGGGGAAGTCGACGCGGTGCTGAGCCTGAACCCGACGCGCGTCGACGATCTCGTCGCGCGCCTCGACGCGGTGCGCGAATTCACGCGCCTCGCGGAAGCCGAAGCGCTCGCGGCCGCGAACAAGCGGATCTCCAACATTCTGAAGAAGTCGGAAAGCGGCGCGAACGGCGCGGTGCAGCCGACGCTGCTCGTCGAGGCCGCCGAAAAGGCGCTGCACGAACAGCTCGCGGCCGTGACGCCGCACGTGCAGTCGCAGCTCGAGGCGCGGGCATACACGGGCGCGCTGTCGGCGCTCGCCGCGCTGCGCGCGCCGGTCGACACATTCTTCAACGACGTGATGGTCAACGCCGAGGATCCCGCGCTGCGCGCGAACCGTCTCGCGCTGCTGTCCGCGCTGCATCAGCAGATGAACTGCGTCGCCGACATCTCGAAGCTCGCCGCATAA
- a CDS encoding gamma-glutamylcyclotransferase gives MHHAAMLPPAYPPSIGEGRLLTEDELAASLAHTMRDWDGQQDLWLFGYGSLIWNPGLPTVAAVRGKVHGYHRGLYLWSRVNRGTPERPGLVLALDRGGSCSGIAFRLAGATAQPHLETLWKREMPMGSYRPAWLPCSLETGERVNALAFVMRRDVPTYTGKLTDPVVKEVFSCAAGRYGTTLDYVSRTVDALRASGIPDRALEGLLARCR, from the coding sequence ATGCACCACGCCGCGATGCTGCCGCCTGCCTACCCGCCGTCGATCGGCGAGGGACGGCTGCTGACGGAAGACGAGCTCGCCGCGTCGCTCGCGCACACGATGCGCGACTGGGACGGCCAACAGGATCTCTGGCTGTTCGGCTATGGCTCGCTGATCTGGAACCCCGGGCTGCCGACCGTCGCCGCCGTGCGCGGCAAGGTGCATGGCTACCATCGCGGGCTCTACCTGTGGTCGCGCGTGAACCGCGGCACGCCCGAGCGTCCGGGCCTCGTGCTCGCGCTCGATCGCGGCGGCTCGTGCTCGGGCATTGCATTCCGGCTCGCGGGCGCGACCGCGCAGCCGCATCTCGAGACGTTGTGGAAACGCGAAATGCCGATGGGGTCGTACCGGCCCGCATGGCTGCCGTGCTCGCTCGAGACCGGCGAACGCGTGAACGCACTCGCGTTCGTGATGCGCCGCGACGTGCCCACTTACACCGGCAAGCTGACCGACCCCGTCGTGAAGGAAGTGTTCAGCTGCGCGGCTGGCCGCTACGGAACGACGCTCGACTACGTGAGCCGCACCGTGGACGCGCTGCGCGCGAGCGGCATCCCCGATCGCGCGCTGGAAGGGCTGCTCGCGCGATGCCGGTGA
- the gmhB gene encoding D-glycero-beta-D-manno-heptose 1,7-bisphosphate 7-phosphatase: MPTSPNRKLVVLDRDGVINVDSDAFIKTPDEWIALPGSLEAIARLNHAGYRVVVATNQSGIGRGLFDMAALNAMHLKMHRAAAAVGARIDAVFFCPHVSEDHCDCRKPKPGMMQMIAERFEVDPGHTPAVGDSLRDLQAGVAVGFQPHLVLTGKGKKTLAAGNLPAGTKVHDDLRAFALDFLSHEHE; the protein is encoded by the coding sequence ATGCCGACCAGCCCCAATCGCAAGCTCGTCGTCCTCGACCGGGACGGCGTGATCAACGTCGATTCGGACGCGTTCATCAAGACGCCCGACGAGTGGATCGCGCTGCCCGGCAGCCTCGAGGCGATCGCACGACTCAACCACGCGGGCTATCGCGTGGTCGTCGCGACCAACCAGTCCGGCATCGGCCGCGGGCTGTTCGACATGGCCGCGCTCAACGCGATGCACCTGAAGATGCATCGCGCGGCGGCCGCCGTCGGCGCACGCATCGACGCGGTGTTCTTCTGCCCGCACGTGTCGGAAGACCACTGCGACTGCCGCAAGCCGAAACCCGGCATGATGCAGATGATCGCGGAGCGCTTCGAGGTCGACCCCGGTCACACGCCGGCCGTCGGCGATTCCCTGCGCGACCTGCAGGCCGGCGTCGCGGTCGGCTTCCAGCCGCACCTCGTGCTGACCGGCAAGGGCAAGAAGACGCTCGCCGCGGGCAATCTGCCGGCCGGCACGAAGGTTCACGACGACCTGCGCGCATTCGCGCTCGACTTCCTTTCACACGAACACGAGTGA
- the glyQ gene encoding glycine--tRNA ligase subunit alpha — translation MLTFQQIILTLQSYWDKQGCALLQPIDMEVGAGTSHVHTFLRAVGPEPWRAAYVQPSRRPKDGRYGENPNRLQHYYQYQVVLKPAPENILDLYLGSLEALGFDLKQNDVRFVEDDWENPTLGAWGLGWEVWLNGMEVTQFTYFQQVGGLDCKPVLGEITYGLERLAMYLQKVENVYDLVWTEWEEQGPNGPELRRLSYGDVYHQNEVEQSTYNFEHANVDLLFTFFNSYEAEAKKMIDAQLALPAYELVLKAGHTFNLLDARGAISVTERAAYIGRIRALSRLVAQAYYESREKLGFPMLGNPPGVPGLTTDAQDAAQPAWAPPLKVERKIDQD, via the coding sequence ATGCTTACGTTTCAGCAAATCATCCTGACGCTGCAGTCCTACTGGGACAAGCAGGGTTGCGCCCTGCTCCAGCCCATCGACATGGAAGTCGGCGCGGGCACGTCGCACGTTCACACGTTCCTGCGCGCGGTCGGCCCGGAGCCGTGGCGCGCCGCTTACGTGCAGCCGTCGCGCCGTCCGAAGGACGGCCGCTACGGCGAGAACCCGAACCGCCTGCAGCATTACTACCAGTATCAGGTCGTGCTCAAGCCGGCACCGGAAAACATCCTCGACCTGTACCTCGGCTCGCTGGAAGCGCTCGGCTTCGACCTGAAGCAGAACGACGTGCGATTCGTCGAGGACGACTGGGAGAATCCGACGCTCGGCGCGTGGGGCCTCGGCTGGGAAGTGTGGCTGAACGGGATGGAAGTCACGCAGTTCACGTATTTCCAGCAGGTCGGCGGCCTCGACTGCAAACCCGTGCTCGGCGAGATCACCTACGGCCTCGAGCGCCTCGCGATGTATCTGCAGAAGGTCGAGAACGTGTACGACCTCGTATGGACGGAGTGGGAAGAGCAAGGCCCGAACGGCCCCGAGCTGCGCCGCCTGTCGTACGGTGACGTCTACCACCAGAACGAAGTCGAACAGTCGACCTACAACTTCGAGCACGCGAACGTCGACCTGCTGTTCACGTTCTTCAACAGCTACGAAGCGGAAGCGAAGAAGATGATCGACGCGCAGCTCGCGCTGCCCGCGTACGAACTCGTGCTGAAGGCCGGCCACACGTTCAACCTGCTCGACGCGCGCGGCGCGATCTCGGTCACCGAGCGTGCGGCGTACATCGGCCGCATCCGCGCGCTGTCGCGTCTCGTCGCGCAGGCTTACTACGAGTCGCGCGAGAAGCTCGGCTTCCCGATGCTCGGCAACCCGCCGGGCGTGCCGGGCCTCACCACCGACGCCCAGGATGCCGCCCAGCCGGCATGGGCGCCGCCGCTCAAGGTCGAACGCAAGATCGATCAGGACTGA
- a CDS encoding PhoH family protein, producing MKTVQALEFTAPRDDNARLANLCGPLDENLRQIEQALDVTLARRGHRITIRGRGAKLALAALENFYNRARDPLSVDDIQLALVEVRHTSGNGRQDTIDVRFRGDPDHPFDDPVVQLDADTPDEEPAPKLYTRRADLRGRTPAQREYLKQILSHDVTFGIGPAGTGKTYLAVACAVDALERDQVKRIVLTRPAVEAGERLGFLPGDLAQKVDPYLRPLYDALYDLLGFDKTAKMFERQMIEIAPLAYMRGRTLNHAFIILDEAQNTTPEQMKMFLTRIGFGSKAVVTGDTSQVDLPRGHKSGLVEAQQVLGGVRGIALTRFTSADVVRHPLVARIVEAYDDFHAQHKDA from the coding sequence TTGAAGACCGTCCAAGCACTGGAATTCACCGCGCCGCGCGACGACAACGCGCGCCTCGCCAACCTCTGCGGCCCGCTCGACGAGAACCTGCGGCAGATCGAACAGGCGCTCGACGTCACGCTCGCGCGGCGCGGCCACCGGATCACGATCCGCGGGCGCGGCGCGAAGCTTGCGCTCGCAGCGCTCGAGAACTTCTACAACCGCGCGCGCGATCCGCTGTCGGTCGACGACATCCAGCTTGCGCTGGTCGAAGTGCGCCACACGTCCGGCAACGGCCGCCAAGACACGATCGACGTGCGTTTTCGCGGCGACCCCGACCATCCGTTCGACGATCCCGTCGTGCAGCTCGACGCGGACACGCCGGACGAAGAGCCCGCGCCGAAGCTCTATACGCGGCGCGCCGACCTGCGCGGCCGCACGCCCGCGCAGCGCGAATACCTGAAGCAGATCCTGTCGCACGACGTGACGTTCGGCATCGGGCCGGCCGGCACCGGCAAGACCTACCTCGCGGTCGCGTGCGCGGTCGACGCGCTGGAGCGCGACCAGGTCAAGCGCATCGTGCTGACGCGCCCGGCCGTCGAGGCCGGCGAGCGACTCGGCTTCCTGCCGGGCGATCTCGCGCAGAAGGTCGATCCGTACCTGCGGCCGCTGTACGACGCGCTGTACGACCTGCTCGGCTTCGACAAGACCGCGAAGATGTTCGAGCGCCAGATGATCGAGATCGCGCCGCTCGCGTACATGCGCGGCCGCACGCTGAACCACGCGTTCATCATCCTCGACGAAGCGCAGAACACGACCCCCGAGCAGATGAAGATGTTCCTCACGCGAATCGGCTTCGGCTCGAAGGCCGTCGTCACCGGCGACACGAGCCAGGTCGACCTGCCGCGCGGGCACAAGAGCGGCCTCGTCGAGGCGCAGCAGGTGCTCGGCGGCGTGCGCGGCATCGCGCTCACGCGCTTCACGAGCGCCGACGTCGTGCGGCATCCGCTCGTCGCCCGCATCGTCGAGGCATACGACGACTTCCACGCGCAGCACAAGGACGCATGA
- a CDS encoding HlyC/CorC family transporter, protein MNDSYPSRKLTDKPQEKRSLLERLTDFISPEPESRTELLEILQDAHERNLIDADSLSMIEGVFQVSDLCARDIMVPRAQMDAINIADKPEDFIPFVLEKAHSRYPVYEENRDNVIGVLLAKDLLRFYAEEEFDVRGMLRPAVFIPESKRLNVLLHDFRVNRNHLAIVVDEYGGVAGLITIEDVLEQIVGDIEDEYDFDEEAGNIISGPDGRYRVRALTEIEQFNETFGTDFPDDEVDTIGGLITHHFGRVPHRGEKLQLGNLVFEIQRGDARQVHVLLVRRNPLASRRAETSHED, encoded by the coding sequence ATGAACGATTCGTATCCCAGTCGTAAGCTCACCGACAAACCGCAAGAAAAGCGCTCGCTGCTCGAGCGCCTGACCGACTTCATCTCGCCCGAGCCGGAATCCCGGACCGAGCTGCTGGAAATCCTCCAGGACGCCCACGAACGCAATCTGATCGACGCCGATTCGCTGTCGATGATCGAAGGCGTGTTCCAGGTGTCCGACCTGTGCGCCCGCGACATCATGGTGCCGCGCGCGCAAATGGACGCGATCAACATCGCCGACAAGCCCGAAGACTTCATCCCGTTCGTTCTCGAGAAGGCGCATTCGCGCTACCCGGTGTACGAGGAGAACCGCGACAACGTGATCGGCGTGCTGCTCGCGAAAGACCTGCTGCGCTTCTATGCGGAAGAGGAATTCGACGTGCGCGGGATGCTGCGCCCCGCCGTGTTCATTCCCGAATCGAAGCGCCTGAACGTGCTGCTGCACGACTTCCGCGTGAACCGCAACCACCTCGCGATCGTCGTCGACGAATACGGCGGCGTCGCGGGCCTCATCACGATCGAGGACGTGCTCGAGCAGATCGTCGGCGACATCGAGGACGAATACGACTTCGACGAGGAAGCCGGCAACATCATCTCTGGGCCGGACGGCCGCTACCGCGTGCGTGCGCTCACCGAGATCGAACAGTTCAACGAGACGTTCGGCACCGACTTCCCCGACGACGAGGTCGACACGATCGGCGGCCTGATTACCCATCACTTCGGCCGCGTGCCGCATCGCGGCGAGAAGCTGCAGCTCGGCAATCTCGTGTTCGAGATCCAGCGCGGCGATGCGCGCCAGGTCCACGTGCTGCTGGTGCGCCGCAACCCGCTCGCGAGCCGCCGCGCCGAAACCTCGCACGAGGACTGA
- the ybeY gene encoding rRNA maturation RNase YbeY: protein MKSSRSRKSGRDQSAAPASPRLSLFDAKGKARTVSAQGLRIDFPDGRSLMFDLSGSSGEAAVAIVAQHNDPAMRAKLALQPEHYDSVTLHVGAEPAPLDEEIAEMAHEARELELDLSVQYGDEITGDIRKTLPKRKLIAEWIEPALFASAQLTVRFVGEEEGRTLNAGYRHKDYPTNVLTFAYDPAPDGTVIGDLVLCCPVVEKEAHEQGKPLAAHYAHLLVHGALHAQGYDHETSDEDAAEMEALEVDILAKLGFPNPYQ from the coding sequence ATGAAATCTTCCCGTTCTCGCAAGTCCGGGCGCGACCAGTCCGCCGCGCCCGCTTCCCCCCGTCTCTCGCTGTTCGATGCGAAGGGCAAGGCCCGGACCGTCAGCGCGCAAGGGCTTCGAATCGACTTCCCCGATGGCCGCAGCCTGATGTTCGACCTGTCGGGCAGTTCGGGCGAGGCGGCCGTCGCGATCGTCGCGCAGCACAACGATCCGGCGATGCGCGCGAAGCTCGCGCTGCAGCCCGAGCACTACGACAGCGTAACGCTGCACGTGGGCGCCGAACCCGCGCCGCTCGACGAGGAAATCGCGGAAATGGCGCACGAGGCGCGCGAGCTGGAGCTCGACCTGTCCGTGCAGTACGGCGACGAAATCACCGGCGACATCCGCAAGACGCTACCCAAGCGCAAGCTGATCGCCGAATGGATCGAGCCGGCGCTGTTCGCGAGCGCGCAGCTCACCGTGCGCTTCGTCGGCGAGGAAGAAGGCCGCACGCTGAACGCCGGCTACCGCCACAAGGACTACCCGACCAACGTGCTGACCTTCGCGTACGACCCGGCGCCCGACGGCACCGTGATCGGCGACCTCGTGCTGTGCTGCCCGGTCGTCGAGAAGGAAGCGCACGAACAGGGCAAGCCGCTCGCGGCCCACTACGCGCATCTGCTGGTGCACGGCGCGCTGCATGCGCAGGGCTACGATCACGAGACGAGCGACGAGGACGCCGCCGAAATGGAAGCGCTCGAAGTCGACATCCTCGCGAAACTGGGCTTTCCGAACCCGTACCAGTAA
- the lnt gene encoding apolipoprotein N-acyltransferase — MDDPIPSRPAGGLFAAAPGRTLPRWHYPAALLAGAANTLSFAPTPHGGWLQLAVFVWFFAQLTRTSSWRGAALTGGAFGFGNFITGIWWLYISMHVYGEMAAPLAGGALVLFSLYLSLYPAFSAALWSFCAGHAWHRREPDPRPFSPTWHGAFAFASAWALGEWLRGTVFTGFPWLASGYPQVDGPFAGFAPVVGVYGIAWVLALFAALVVQALVAARRSPASGSGGAGNARVRAAAPAGIAVALVAAGIGLSQATWTVPANAPLTVRLLQGNVKQDIKFEQEGIDAAIKMYTQMIVEKPADLIVTPETAIAVMIQELPEPFAVAIRKFSDTTGSAVLFGAVGASVTPEGRYVDYTNSLYGVTPHSRDIYHYDKHHLVPFGEFIPWGFRWFVDLMKMPLGDFARGAPVQKPFLVHNQPVMADICYEDLFGEEIAATIRDNPQPPGVLVNVTNLAWFGDTIALDQHLQIARMRALETGRPMLRSTNTGMTAAIDAHGRVLGQLKPFTVGSLDVRIEGTSGFTPYVTSGNNIVLAVSFILLAFGFTFGPGLRRRDGATGDDRNA; from the coding sequence ATGGACGATCCGATCCCGTCCCGCCCGGCTGGCGGCCTTTTCGCGGCGGCCCCCGGCCGCACGCTGCCGCGCTGGCACTATCCGGCCGCACTGCTCGCCGGCGCGGCCAATACGCTCAGCTTCGCACCGACCCCGCACGGCGGCTGGCTGCAGCTCGCCGTATTCGTCTGGTTTTTCGCGCAGTTGACACGCACGTCGAGCTGGCGCGGCGCCGCGCTCACCGGCGGCGCGTTCGGCTTCGGCAACTTCATCACCGGCATCTGGTGGCTGTACATCAGCATGCACGTGTACGGCGAGATGGCCGCTCCGCTCGCGGGCGGCGCGCTGGTGTTGTTCTCGCTCTACCTGTCGCTGTACCCGGCGTTCTCGGCCGCGCTCTGGTCATTTTGCGCAGGCCATGCGTGGCATCGTCGCGAACCCGATCCGCGACCGTTCTCGCCGACCTGGCACGGCGCGTTCGCCTTCGCGAGCGCGTGGGCGCTCGGCGAATGGCTGCGCGGCACCGTGTTTACCGGCTTTCCGTGGCTCGCGAGCGGCTATCCGCAGGTCGACGGCCCGTTCGCGGGCTTCGCGCCGGTCGTCGGCGTATACGGGATCGCCTGGGTGCTCGCGCTGTTCGCGGCGCTGGTCGTGCAGGCGCTCGTCGCCGCGCGCCGGTCGCCCGCATCCGGATCCGGCGGCGCCGGCAACGCACGCGTGCGCGCCGCCGCGCCGGCCGGCATCGCCGTCGCGCTCGTCGCGGCCGGCATCGGGCTGTCGCAGGCCACGTGGACCGTGCCCGCGAACGCGCCGCTCACGGTGCGGCTGCTGCAGGGCAACGTGAAGCAGGACATCAAGTTCGAACAGGAAGGCATCGATGCGGCGATCAAGATGTACACGCAGATGATCGTCGAGAAGCCCGCCGACCTGATCGTCACGCCGGAGACGGCGATCGCGGTGATGATCCAGGAGCTGCCCGAGCCGTTCGCCGTCGCGATCCGCAAGTTCAGCGACACGACGGGCTCGGCCGTGCTGTTCGGCGCGGTCGGTGCGTCGGTGACGCCGGAGGGGCGTTACGTCGACTACACGAACAGTCTCTACGGCGTGACGCCGCATTCGCGCGACATCTATCACTACGACAAGCATCATCTCGTGCCCTTCGGCGAGTTCATCCCGTGGGGCTTCCGGTGGTTCGTCGACCTGATGAAGATGCCGCTTGGCGACTTCGCGCGCGGCGCGCCGGTGCAGAAGCCGTTCCTCGTGCACAACCAGCCGGTGATGGCCGACATCTGTTACGAGGACTTGTTCGGCGAGGAAATCGCCGCGACGATCCGCGACAACCCGCAGCCGCCCGGTGTGCTCGTCAACGTGACGAACCTCGCGTGGTTCGGCGACACGATCGCGCTCGACCAGCATCTGCAGATCGCGCGGATGCGCGCGCTCGAGACGGGCCGGCCGATGCTGCGCTCCACCAACACGGGGATGACGGCCGCGATCGACGCGCACGGCCGCGTGCTCGGCCAGTTGAAGCCGTTCACGGTCGGCTCGCTCGACGTGCGTATCGAAGGCACGAGCGGCTTCACGCCGTACGTGACGAGCGGCAACAACATCGTGCTCGCCGTGTCGTTCATCCTGCTCGCGTTCGGGTTCACGTTCGGGCCGGGGCTGCGACGGCGCGACGGCGCGACGGGGGACGACCGGAACGCCTGA